A region from the Dinoroseobacter shibae DFL 12 = DSM 16493 genome encodes:
- a CDS encoding DUF2927 domain-containing protein, whose product MIRVLSVCALALLAGCAAAPVSEQPTRAPATSELPPMKTFGSYQPAPIRATNRQLAADFMELSFQMESGRQLTRFTRFEGPVRVAVRGAAPSTLGPDLARLLERLRREAGIDIARAGQGAEAQIVVEALTRKQIQRYVPQAACFVVPNVDGFDEFVRNRRSTRVDWTRLETRTKASVFVPSDVSPQEIRDCLHEEIAQALGPLNDLYRLENSVFNDDNFHPVLTSFDMLMLRVTYAPQLRSGMSPAQVQQALPGILDRVNPAGRGAGSAAPIISRRDWISAVESALGPGTSPRRREETAVEAVRIARDAKFTDVRHAFSYYVLGRLALGSDPELSLASFLQAGGLYSEAPGTEVQQAHVTMQIVAFALTNGQPDTALRLVNEALPAVQRSENAALLATLMMMKAEALDMLGRPNEARTVRLDSLGWARYGIGSDDQVRARLAEISSLPPPLWDAERGS is encoded by the coding sequence ATGATCCGTGTCCTGTCTGTCTGCGCCCTTGCCCTGCTGGCCGGTTGCGCCGCGGCCCCGGTCTCCGAACAGCCCACGCGCGCTCCGGCGACCAGCGAGCTGCCCCCGATGAAGACCTTCGGCAGCTACCAGCCCGCGCCGATCCGCGCCACCAACCGCCAGCTTGCGGCGGATTTCATGGAACTCAGCTTCCAGATGGAAAGCGGCCGGCAACTGACCCGGTTCACCCGGTTCGAGGGCCCGGTGCGCGTCGCCGTGCGTGGCGCGGCCCCCAGCACCCTTGGGCCTGACCTCGCGCGGCTGCTGGAGCGTCTGCGCCGCGAGGCCGGGATCGACATTGCCCGCGCCGGGCAGGGCGCCGAGGCGCAGATCGTGGTCGAGGCGCTGACTCGCAAGCAGATCCAGCGCTACGTCCCGCAAGCGGCCTGTTTCGTGGTCCCCAACGTGGACGGGTTCGACGAATTCGTCCGCAACCGCCGCTCCACCCGCGTCGACTGGACCCGGCTGGAGACCCGCACCAAGGCCTCGGTCTTCGTGCCCAGCGATGTCAGTCCCCAGGAAATCCGCGACTGCCTGCACGAGGAAATCGCCCAGGCGCTCGGGCCCCTCAACGACCTTTACCGGCTGGAAAACTCGGTCTTCAACGATGACAATTTCCACCCGGTGCTGACCAGCTTCGACATGCTCATGCTGCGCGTGACCTATGCGCCCCAACTGCGCTCGGGCATGAGCCCCGCCCAGGTCCAGCAGGCGTTGCCGGGCATTCTCGACCGGGTCAACCCGGCCGGACGCGGCGCGGGCAGCGCCGCGCCTATCATCTCCCGCCGCGACTGGATCTCGGCGGTGGAATCCGCCCTCGGCCCCGGCACCTCGCCACGCCGCCGCGAGGAAACCGCGGTGGAGGCCGTGCGCATCGCCCGCGACGCCAAGTTCACCGATGTCCGCCACGCCTTCAGCTACTACGTGCTGGGCCGTTTGGCGCTCGGCTCGGATCCCGAGCTGTCGCTGGCCTCGTTCCTGCAGGCCGGCGGGCTTTATTCCGAGGCACCGGGCACCGAGGTCCAGCAGGCCCATGTCACCATGCAGATCGTCGCCTTCGCGCTGACCAATGGCCAGCCCGACACCGCCCTGCGGCTGGTGAACGAAGCCCTGCCTGCGGTCCAGCGCTCTGAAAACGCGGCGCTTCTGGCCACGCTGATGATGATGAAGGCCGAAGCCCTCGACATGCTCGGTCGCCCCAACGAGGCCCGCACCGTGCGGCTCGACAGTCTCGGCTGGGCACGTTATGGCATCGGCTCTGATGATCAGGTGCGCGCGCGGCTGGCGGAAATCTCGTCGCTCCCGCCGCCCCTGTGGGACGCTGAAAGGGGAAGCTGA
- a CDS encoding GNAT family N-acetyltransferase, translating into MTGPDLCIRAITPDDAPAWRALWRAYLAFYETELPPEVYATSFDRLCDPEVTDYQGALAVRGDTPVGLVHYIYHRHGWQVAPVCYLQDLFTAPAARGLGVGRALIAHVYAAADADGAAGVYWLTQAHNTQARRLYDRVARETPFIKYVRAAS; encoded by the coding sequence ATGACCGGTCCTGACCTCTGCATCCGGGCGATCACGCCCGACGACGCCCCCGCGTGGCGGGCACTTTGGCGCGCCTATCTCGCGTTTTACGAAACCGAACTGCCCCCGGAGGTCTACGCCACCAGCTTTGATCGGCTCTGCGACCCGGAGGTGACCGACTACCAGGGCGCGTTGGCGGTGCGGGGCGACACGCCCGTGGGGCTCGTTCACTATATCTACCACCGCCATGGCTGGCAGGTGGCCCCGGTCTGCTACCTTCAGGATCTGTTCACTGCCCCCGCCGCACGTGGATTGGGGGTGGGGCGGGCACTGATCGCCCATGTCTACGCCGCCGCCGATGCCGACGGTGCCGCGGGGGTCTATTGGTTGACCCAGGCGCACAACACCCAGGCCCGGCGGCTCTATGACCGGGTCGCCCGGGAAACCCCGTTCATCAAGTATGTGAGGGCGGCGTCATGA
- a CDS encoding DUF2254 domain-containing protein: MTRLTWLKLVLLRYYRNMGLRVLLYALLSLVATLISPLVSPLLNGRVNMQIDFASVTPVLTILASSMLAVSTFSLNIMVSAHRGAADVATPRMHRILLEDTTTQSVLAAFIGAFVYSLGSIVLYRLGFYPEDAALVVMAITTVVVILVVISLLRWIEHLTTMGSLRDSLASAETRAREALKAQAENPRFGASPLSPDTVLPLSTTPLRAPVSGYLQLIDMAAIEDCLPDQAVLYLDVAPGAHLLEGEVIGQVSGQVDDDTLSGLGRALTFGDCRTHEQDAAFGLTVLSEIAEKALSPGINDGGTATEALLILKALLWEFGRTDPDPDAPKAPRVFAAFPGPARFIEAAFAPTARDGAGSIETALTLRQCLASLSRSDITEMSAAAQALAANALCYAEEAGMPPRDLDRLRAIAVGAPSAQAAAV; the protein is encoded by the coding sequence ATGACCCGCCTGACCTGGCTCAAACTCGTTCTTCTGCGCTACTATCGCAACATGGGCCTGCGCGTGCTGCTCTATGCCTTGCTGTCGCTGGTCGCCACCTTGATCAGCCCTTTGGTCAGCCCGCTGCTCAATGGCCGCGTGAACATGCAGATCGACTTCGCGTCGGTCACCCCGGTCCTGACGATCCTCGCCTCGTCGATGCTGGCCGTGTCGACCTTTTCGCTCAACATCATGGTCTCCGCCCATCGCGGGGCCGCCGATGTGGCGACACCCCGGATGCACCGGATCCTGCTGGAGGACACGACCACCCAATCGGTGCTTGCGGCCTTCATCGGGGCCTTCGTCTATTCCCTCGGGTCGATCGTGCTCTATCGCCTGGGCTTCTACCCCGAGGATGCCGCCCTGGTGGTCATGGCGATCACGACGGTCGTGGTGATCCTCGTCGTGATCTCGCTGCTGCGCTGGATCGAGCATCTGACCACCATGGGCAGCCTGCGCGACAGCCTCGCCTCCGCCGAGACCCGCGCCCGCGAGGCCCTGAAAGCCCAGGCCGAAAACCCGCGCTTCGGTGCCTCGCCCCTGTCGCCGGACACGGTTCTGCCACTCTCCACCACGCCGCTGCGCGCGCCGGTCTCTGGCTATCTGCAACTGATCGACATGGCCGCCATCGAGGACTGCCTGCCCGACCAGGCGGTGCTCTACCTAGATGTGGCGCCGGGCGCGCATCTCCTGGAGGGCGAGGTGATCGGCCAGGTCTCCGGCCAGGTCGACGATGACACCCTCTCGGGGCTTGGGCGCGCCTTGACCTTTGGCGACTGCCGCACCCATGAACAGGACGCGGCCTTTGGGCTGACCGTCCTGTCCGAGATCGCCGAGAAAGCCCTGTCGCCCGGCATCAACGATGGCGGCACCGCGACCGAGGCGCTGCTGATCCTCAAGGCGCTCCTGTGGGAGTTCGGGCGCACCGACCCGGACCCCGACGCGCCAAAGGCACCTCGGGTGTTCGCCGCCTTCCCCGGACCCGCCCGCTTCATCGAGGCAGCCTTCGCGCCCACCGCGCGCGACGGGGCCGGGTCGATCGAGACGGCCCTGACCCTGCGCCAATGCCTCGCGTCCCTGTCGCGGTCCGACATTACCGAGATGTCGGCGGCGGCCCAGGCGCTCGCCGCCAATGCGCTGTGCTATGCCGAAGAGGCCGGGATGCCGCCGCGCGACCTCGACCGGCTCCGCGCCATTGCGGTCGGCGCGCCCTCTGCGCAGGCCGCCGCGGTCTGA
- a CDS encoding HAD family hydrolase, translating to MHRCALWSLPFLVLPLTSLADPLPSWNDSASKTAILDFVAAVTDPTSDSYVPEPDRIAVFDNDGTLWSEQPLYFQLAYALDMVRQKAEADPAILTSDALRAAAAGDIAALRETGREGMLEVVSLSHANITPEAFRASVHGWLTTTEHPTTGLTYAEMTYQPMVELLRYLRDEDFSTYIVSGGTLDFMRAIAEEAYGIPPAQVIGSIVNLSYSVEDGVPTLTKQPGLFFVDRTGDKPVGIMNHIGQRPIFAAGNSDADFEMVDWVTAGEGARFGMFIHHTDAERETAYDRGSPIGALDVVLDEAEGRGWVLVDMAKDWSRVWSATP from the coding sequence ATGCACCGCTGCGCCCTCTGGTCTCTACCCTTCCTTGTCCTGCCCCTCACGTCCCTGGCCGATCCGCTGCCCTCCTGGAACGACAGCGCGTCCAAGACCGCCATCCTCGACTTCGTCGCCGCGGTCACCGATCCCACCTCGGACAGCTACGTCCCCGAACCCGACCGGATCGCCGTCTTCGACAATGACGGCACCCTGTGGAGCGAGCAGCCGCTCTATTTCCAGCTCGCCTATGCCCTCGACATGGTCCGGCAAAAGGCCGAGGCCGACCCCGCGATCCTGACCTCCGACGCGCTCCGGGCGGCAGCGGCGGGCGACATCGCCGCGCTGCGCGAAACCGGGCGCGAGGGCATGCTGGAGGTGGTCAGCCTCTCCCACGCCAACATCACGCCCGAGGCCTTTCGCGCCTCCGTCCACGGCTGGCTGACCACGACCGAGCATCCCACGACCGGGCTGACCTATGCCGAGATGACCTACCAGCCCATGGTCGAGTTGCTGCGCTACCTGCGGGACGAGGATTTCAGCACCTATATCGTCTCCGGCGGCACCCTCGATTTCATGCGCGCCATCGCGGAGGAAGCCTACGGCATCCCGCCCGCCCAGGTGATCGGGAGCATCGTGAACCTGAGCTATTCCGTCGAGGACGGCGTGCCCACCCTGACCAAGCAGCCGGGCCTCTTCTTCGTCGACCGCACCGGCGACAAGCCCGTGGGCATCATGAACCATATCGGCCAGCGCCCGATCTTCGCCGCCGGAAATTCGGACGCCGATTTCGAGATGGTCGACTGGGTCACCGCGGGGGAGGGGGCGCGGTTCGGCATGTTCATCCACCACACCGACGCAGAGCGCGAGACCGCCTATGACCGCGGCAGCCCCATCGGCGCGCTCGACGTGGTTCTGGACGAGGCCGAGGGCCGGGGCTGGGTGCTCGTGGACATGGCCAAAGACTGGTCGCGGGTCTGGTCCGCCACCCCCTGA
- a CDS encoding AAA family ATPase yields MRFEGTQAYVATDDLKVAVNAAVTLERPLLVKGEPGTGKTELARQVAAALDLPMIEWSIKSTTRAQQGLYEYDAVSRLRDSQLGEDRVHDVSNYIKKGKLWQAFEADGKVVLLIDEIDKADIEFPNDLLQELDRMEFFVYETGETIRAKVRPIVIITSNNEKELPDAFLRRCFFHYIAFPGEETLRKIVEVHHPGIKGALLSTALTQFYEIRETPGLKKKPSTSEVLDWLKLLLAEDLSPEDLKRDGANALPKLHGALLKNEQDVALFERLAFMARSGRR; encoded by the coding sequence ATGCGGTTCGAAGGTACACAGGCATATGTCGCCACCGACGATCTCAAGGTGGCGGTCAACGCGGCCGTGACCCTGGAACGTCCGCTGCTGGTCAAGGGCGAGCCGGGCACCGGCAAGACCGAACTGGCCCGCCAGGTCGCCGCCGCGCTCGATCTGCCGATGATCGAATGGTCGATCAAATCCACCACCCGGGCCCAGCAGGGGCTCTATGAATACGACGCGGTCAGCCGGTTGCGCGACAGCCAACTGGGCGAGGACCGGGTCCATGACGTGTCCAACTACATCAAGAAGGGCAAGCTCTGGCAGGCGTTCGAGGCCGACGGCAAGGTCGTCCTGCTGATCGACGAGATCGACAAGGCCGATATCGAGTTTCCCAACGACCTGCTGCAGGAACTCGACCGGATGGAATTCTTCGTCTACGAGACCGGCGAGACCATCCGCGCCAAGGTCCGGCCCATCGTCATCATCACCTCGAACAATGAAAAGGAGCTGCCCGACGCCTTCCTGCGGCGCTGCTTTTTCCACTACATCGCCTTTCCGGGCGAAGAGACCCTGCGCAAGATCGTCGAGGTCCATCATCCGGGCATCAAGGGCGCGCTGTTGTCCACGGCGCTGACCCAGTTCTACGAGATCCGCGAGACCCCGGGGCTGAAGAAGAAGCCCTCGACCTCCGAGGTGCTGGACTGGCTCAAGCTGCTGCTGGCCGAGGACCTGTCGCCCGAGGATCTCAAGCGCGACGGGGCCAATGCGCTGCCCAAGCTCCACGGCGCGCTCCTGAAAAACGAGCAGGACGTGGCCCTGTTCGAACGGCTGGCCTTCATGGCGCGCTCCGGGCGCCGCTGA
- a CDS encoding vWA domain-containing protein: MFLPFFAELRKGGVPVSVREYLTFLEGLGRGMATYDPEQFYFLARCAMVKDERHLDRFDRAFATAFNGLEAITPEQVLDAVDLPREWLEKLAEKHLSPEERAEIEALGGFDKLMETLKERLKDQQGRHQGGSKWIGTAGTSPFGAYGYNPEGVRIGQNESRHKRAVKVWDKREFRNLDDSVELGTRNIKVALKRLRQWARDGAAEELDLDGTIRATAEHGYLDVKTRPERRNAVKVLLFLDVGGSMDPYIRLVEELFSAARAEFKHLEYFYFHNCIYEGLWRDNRRRWSEQTPTWDVLHTYGSDYKCIIVGDASMSPYEIAHPGGANEHWNPEAGHVWLARVRDQWPNHLWLNPVPERHWRYTHSIEMIQQVFGAERMVPMTLEGIDRGMRVLGR; encoded by the coding sequence ATGTTCCTGCCGTTCTTCGCCGAGCTTCGGAAGGGCGGCGTCCCGGTGTCGGTGCGCGAATACCTGACCTTCCTCGAAGGGTTGGGGCGCGGCATGGCCACCTATGACCCGGAACAGTTCTACTTCCTCGCCCGCTGCGCGATGGTCAAGGACGAGCGCCATCTCGACCGGTTCGACCGCGCCTTCGCCACCGCTTTCAACGGGTTGGAGGCGATCACGCCTGAGCAGGTGCTCGACGCCGTGGACCTGCCCCGCGAATGGCTCGAAAAGCTGGCCGAGAAGCATCTGAGCCCAGAAGAACGCGCCGAGATCGAAGCCCTGGGCGGGTTTGACAAGCTGATGGAGACCCTGAAAGAGCGGCTCAAGGACCAGCAGGGCCGCCACCAGGGCGGCTCGAAGTGGATCGGCACCGCCGGAACCTCCCCCTTCGGCGCCTACGGCTACAACCCCGAAGGCGTGCGCATCGGGCAGAATGAGTCCCGCCACAAACGCGCGGTCAAGGTCTGGGACAAGCGCGAATTTCGCAACCTCGACGACAGTGTCGAGCTGGGCACCCGCAACATCAAGGTGGCGCTCAAACGCCTGCGCCAATGGGCCCGCGACGGGGCCGCCGAAGAGCTCGACCTCGACGGCACGATCCGCGCCACCGCCGAGCACGGCTATCTCGACGTGAAAACCCGGCCCGAGCGGCGCAATGCGGTCAAGGTGCTGCTGTTTCTCGATGTGGGCGGGTCCATGGACCCCTATATCCGGCTGGTCGAAGAGCTGTTCTCGGCCGCGCGCGCCGAGTTCAAGCACCTGGAATATTTCTACTTCCACAACTGCATCTACGAGGGGCTCTGGCGCGACAACCGCCGCCGCTGGTCCGAACAGACCCCGACCTGGGACGTGCTCCATACCTACGGGTCGGATTACAAGTGCATCATCGTCGGTGACGCCTCCATGTCGCCCTACGAGATCGCCCATCCCGGCGGCGCCAACGAGCATTGGAACCCCGAGGCGGGCCATGTCTGGCTCGCCCGGGTGCGCGACCAGTGGCCCAACCACCTGTGGCTCAACCCGGTGCCGGAACGTCACTGGCGCTACACCCATTCCATCGAGATGATCCAGCAGGTCTTCGGCGCCGAGCGCATGGTGCCCATGACCCTCGAAGGCATCGACCGCGGCATGCGGGTGCTGGGGCGGTAA
- a CDS encoding YkgB family protein, with product MSDATFTSTAPTLTASRLDRLGDRVSRISLSAVRLTSATVLGWIGAMKFTAYEAGAIQGLVQSSPLTAWLYDILSVQGASNLIGAVEIATALLLLLGAKFPKAALLGALGALATFAVTVSFLFTAPVTEPSLGGFPALSVVPGQFLLKDIVLLAAAGLLAGDTLRRLARTL from the coding sequence ATGTCCGACGCAACCTTCACCTCCACCGCCCCCACCCTCACCGCCAGCCGCCTGGACCGTCTCGGCGACCGGGTTTCGCGGATCAGCCTGAGCGCCGTGCGCCTGACCAGCGCCACGGTTCTGGGTTGGATCGGCGCGATGAAATTCACCGCCTACGAGGCCGGGGCGATCCAGGGCCTCGTGCAGTCGAGCCCGCTGACGGCCTGGCTTTACGATATCCTGAGCGTGCAGGGCGCGTCGAACCTGATCGGGGCGGTCGAGATCGCGACCGCGCTGCTGCTGTTGCTGGGCGCGAAATTTCCCAAGGCCGCCCTTTTGGGCGCGCTCGGGGCGCTGGCGACCTTCGCAGTGACGGTGAGCTTCCTGTTCACGGCGCCGGTCACGGAGCCAAGCCTGGGCGGGTTCCCGGCCCTGTCGGTGGTGCCGGGTCAGTTCCTGCTCAAGGACATCGTGCTGCTGGCGGCAGCGGGTCTTCTGGCCGGCGATACCTTGCGCCGTCTGGCGCGCACGCTCTGA
- the grxC gene encoding glutaredoxin 3, with the protein MTRTITLYTKDYCPYCKAAKALLHRKGARFTNHEITGKPALRAEMIQRAGGLRTVPQIFIGGVHVGGYDALTRLDARGELDGLLGLVRTA; encoded by the coding sequence ATGACCCGGACCATCACGCTTTATACCAAGGACTATTGCCCCTATTGCAAGGCCGCCAAGGCGCTGTTGCACCGCAAGGGGGCGCGCTTCACCAACCATGAGATCACCGGCAAACCGGCCCTGCGCGCCGAGATGATCCAGCGGGCCGGCGGGCTGCGCACGGTTCCGCAGATCTTCATCGGCGGGGTTCATGTGGGCGGTTACGACGCGCTGACGCGGCTGGACGCCCGGGGCGAGCTCGACGGGCTTTTGGGCCTTGTCCGCACCGCCTGA
- a CDS encoding TetR/AcrR family transcriptional regulator, with protein sequence MASPHPPGRPREFDPDEMLDRILGLFWENGYEGTGLSDITRATGLGKASLYAAFGNKHQIYLRALARYEQTVVSPGAAALRAPDTPPRDRIARFLSAPVEAVVQAGDHRGCFLCNAVSDRAALDPETDRMVQRGYGILRRALAATLREADPDTPDPALAARAEMLLSLYAGLRVRARAGDGAAVLAASRDAALALLCP encoded by the coding sequence ATGGCCTCCCCACATCCGCCGGGCCGCCCCCGGGAATTCGACCCCGACGAGATGCTCGACCGGATCCTGGGCCTGTTCTGGGAAAACGGCTACGAGGGCACCGGGCTGAGCGACATCACCCGCGCCACCGGGCTGGGCAAGGCGAGCCTCTATGCCGCCTTCGGCAACAAGCACCAGATCTATCTCCGGGCGCTCGCCCGCTACGAGCAGACGGTGGTGTCTCCGGGCGCCGCCGCCCTGCGCGCCCCCGACACCCCGCCCCGGGATCGGATCGCGAGGTTCCTGTCCGCTCCGGTGGAGGCGGTCGTGCAGGCGGGCGATCACCGAGGCTGTTTTTTGTGCAACGCGGTCTCCGACCGGGCGGCGCTCGATCCCGAAACCGACCGGATGGTGCAGCGCGGCTACGGCATCCTGCGGCGCGCGCTGGCCGCGACCCTGCGCGAGGCCGACCCGGACACGCCGGACCCGGCGCTCGCCGCCCGCGCCGAGATGCTGCTGTCGCTCTATGCCGGGCTGCGCGTGCGGGCGCGGGCCGGGGACGGGGCGGCGGTTCTCGCCGCCAGCCGCGACGCGGCACTGGCCCTCCTGTGTCCGTGA